Proteins encoded together in one Variovorax paradoxus EPS window:
- a CDS encoding DUF72 domain-containing protein: MSEVQDSLFPDLPRPLEAPAAAPPSEAEPPAKKKSRGGATVAPALTDPALVELAAALPQELRLGTSSWSYPGWANLVWDGEYAETVLSKNGLSALAQHPLFRTVSLDRNFYRALTASQYARYAAMVPADFRFVVKAPSLVTDATVRDESGRGTQVNPVFLNSEIAIQEFVQPALEGLGDRIGALVFQLSPIPSQLLADQPALLTRIGEMLEALPGLKQTAPDAVIAVEVRDPQLLCPAFADMLRSVGATFCMGLHAKMPPIEDQLPMLRALWPGPLVCRWNLHRRHGRFGYEDAEKLYGPFDKIVDPDPETRAALAKVIAGTTRAGQNAFVTVSNNAEGCAPLTIASLARDIVDLPSR, encoded by the coding sequence ATGAGCGAAGTACAGGACTCTCTTTTCCCCGATCTGCCGCGCCCGCTGGAGGCGCCCGCGGCCGCACCGCCATCCGAGGCCGAGCCGCCCGCGAAGAAGAAATCGCGCGGCGGCGCCACCGTCGCTCCCGCGCTCACCGATCCGGCGCTTGTCGAATTGGCGGCCGCCCTTCCACAGGAACTGCGCCTGGGCACCTCGTCATGGAGCTATCCCGGCTGGGCCAACCTCGTGTGGGACGGCGAGTACGCCGAGACAGTGCTCTCGAAGAACGGCCTCTCCGCGCTGGCGCAGCACCCGCTGTTTCGTACCGTGAGCCTGGACCGCAACTTCTACCGCGCCCTCACCGCGAGCCAGTACGCGCGCTACGCGGCGATGGTGCCCGCCGACTTCCGCTTCGTGGTGAAGGCACCAAGCCTCGTGACCGACGCCACCGTGCGCGACGAAAGCGGCCGCGGCACGCAGGTCAACCCCGTGTTCCTCAACAGCGAGATCGCGATCCAGGAATTCGTGCAGCCCGCACTCGAAGGCCTGGGTGACCGCATCGGCGCGCTGGTGTTCCAGCTGAGCCCGATCCCTTCGCAACTGCTCGCCGACCAGCCAGCCTTGCTCACGCGCATCGGCGAAATGCTCGAAGCACTGCCCGGCCTGAAGCAGACCGCGCCCGATGCCGTCATCGCCGTCGAGGTGCGCGACCCGCAACTGCTGTGCCCCGCCTTCGCCGACATGCTGCGCAGCGTAGGCGCGACCTTCTGCATGGGCCTGCACGCCAAGATGCCACCGATCGAAGACCAGTTGCCGATGCTGCGCGCCCTGTGGCCCGGGCCGCTCGTGTGCCGCTGGAACCTGCACCGCCGGCACGGCCGCTTCGGTTATGAAGATGCCGAAAAACTCTACGGCCCGTTCGATAAGATCGTCGACCCCGACCCCGAGACGCGCGCGGCCCTCGCCAAGGTGATTGCCGGCACCACGCGCGCGGGCCAGAACGCCTTCGTCACCGTGAGCAACAACGCCGAGGGCTGCGCCCCGCTGACGATTGCCTCGCTCGCGCGGGACATCGTCGATCTGCCATCGCGCTAG